From a region of the Apibacter sp. B3706 genome:
- a CDS encoding T9SS type B sorting domain-containing protein — translation MSTQAPYRFFILLFLGIFNSIPAQIMTSPSVTIKDHNNLKSPVTIDCNYKFNENHKILLKAEYPELKNTSSYAVTSIPFNPVGTFSEGQEVIIDSDDKWSNAQELPFNFCFYGNTFNSIILGDNGVICFDTQYAGTECPYAIAGSIPDPNLMHNTIFGAYHDMTNDSDVFGCTRDCGKITMYTTGMIPFRKTIINYYNMNHFGCEDSKSTVQIILYETTNVIEVYVKEKPLTCDIGNEKRALIGITNSDGSEGVSPDQRNTGIWEAYHEAWRFAPQGTPTVPKIEWKDADQTLLPSSEVNPKNSTTYYVNVSYAGCTPITLNDEFQIIFASDFPKVKDIQVNKCFEGITPNEVINLEELMKEASESAPDVITTLHQNIEDAHSGQYPLMGLNSYPITSNSNSFYLRASKGKDCYATSVISIHMKRKPSLKEMEPIIICGNGDQDSEIIYLNNYTNQINGYEEWMNLDFYDSYTNALNGNHPISTLSLSSAVTVYAKASNKDFEDCFSIIPVTFKFQKTIVSNPQEIILCNEDLKGREIYNLRSYEASITGYDNLSFSYFTSESDALQNINPIVNPNNYYVTNGEKIFITISSPGYCSSISSLTFTFKKSLVENLHKYVCDDNSQDIKVNLLDYYYLMKKEHDIDLYGMYTTWQGAIDKDSLLLITDLENFKVNYPFSIIYVRFYDKKIKCDFIREIKLEIRDKIEKRPSYNVCDINNSGKVNFNLNTLRPIFLAGYPPSSIAFYETLDDYNNEINPVTETIITGPKTIYVKVNVDDGCKYFYMINLLLKSLEVSETQKISLCDRGNDGNEIYYLNDLINFLGLADYSSVQFYKSEQDAFKELNPISAIEPYPISISNNKVYVRTNYENSCPSIIPVEIRLLESVTVPDLKTIEVCDTDNSHNKIVNLIPVIAESGVDTKRVSVDFYLTAEGAQNQNNNEKILDPTAFALYNTTTLYVRFTNKKSKCCEIKPLKIKLNPFPIVLKYNLDICDFSNDNEEEVILSELNSHIVTNPQSFTFSYYLNEQDALNNINTIIKHTIKNSTQLYVKISSGKECQIIQKLGFTLQSSPVVKDKIVEICDNNADDTEIVDLTLYEEDLVTTSRSNYQYSYYTSYENAYTDKFSISNTKEYVIQPFPTTIYVRITNSSGCFSIAKLTFKSAEKVLAQNKKIHICDEGSDMQEYVNLTNYISDVLITSGQNLTINYYKTEEGANNRDSHTLIKNPERYSVTLAKDYVWVRMDNPSTGCYTVRYLEVNLEPLPKLINAKYLVCDTDFDDIYKVDLDDLRYTVIFNPDGYTFSYYHSQEDAVKDINKIKNIHQYTVKSFNEKIVLKATNKYGCSSIRTVTLYTKDKIKVSTQSMEIESCDDDFDGLTFFNITTINSSITKDPKATFEYFSTLNDAKNQTNPIVDPYNYKNIVPFKDQVYVRVSSPDYCPALSVINLKVLPIPVSTLQKNLKICPNGTLELVADTKNPEDFYEWNTGVKGYDKHTITIYKAGIYTVTITGKNGCKYTYTTHVTEYAKTRITDLKEGNDYITVIAEGDAPLEYSMDNKNWQSHNTFYNLKPGIYTFYVRSLANGCYSPEKKGVLFKINNVITPNGDNLNDAWRLCGLENFDSHPSHIKIFDRYGKVVFSQSSNSCFVWNGYYLGRPLPTTSYWYVIDIADGRQFTGWIVVRNHNNHVD, via the coding sequence ATGAGCACACAGGCTCCATACCGTTTTTTCATTTTATTATTCTTAGGAATTTTTAATTCAATTCCTGCCCAAATTATGACAAGCCCTTCGGTGACGATAAAAGATCATAATAACCTGAAAAGTCCTGTTACCATTGATTGTAATTATAAATTCAACGAAAACCATAAAATTTTACTGAAGGCTGAATATCCGGAACTAAAAAACACGTCTTCCTATGCTGTAACCTCTATTCCTTTTAATCCGGTGGGAACATTCTCTGAAGGTCAAGAAGTTATCATTGACAGTGATGATAAATGGAGCAACGCACAAGAACTCCCTTTTAATTTCTGTTTTTACGGTAATACTTTTAACTCTATTATTTTAGGTGATAACGGAGTCATCTGTTTTGATACCCAATATGCGGGAACTGAATGTCCTTATGCCATTGCAGGATCTATCCCCGATCCTAATTTAATGCATAATACCATATTTGGGGCTTATCATGATATGACCAATGATAGTGATGTATTTGGATGTACTCGTGATTGCGGTAAAATTACCATGTATACGACAGGGATGATTCCTTTCCGAAAAACAATCATAAATTATTATAATATGAATCATTTCGGTTGCGAAGACTCAAAATCGACCGTGCAAATAATACTTTATGAAACTACTAATGTTATCGAAGTCTATGTAAAAGAGAAACCGTTAACTTGTGATATAGGAAATGAAAAAAGAGCACTTATCGGAATCACTAATTCTGATGGATCTGAAGGAGTTTCACCCGATCAAAGAAATACAGGAATCTGGGAAGCCTATCATGAAGCATGGAGATTTGCTCCGCAAGGTACTCCTACTGTTCCTAAAATTGAATGGAAAGATGCTGATCAAACCCTTCTTCCTTCATCGGAAGTTAATCCGAAAAATTCAACAACTTATTATGTGAACGTATCCTATGCCGGTTGTACTCCGATTACCCTAAATGATGAATTCCAAATTATTTTCGCCTCTGACTTTCCAAAAGTGAAAGATATACAGGTAAATAAATGTTTTGAAGGTATAACTCCAAATGAAGTTATCAATTTAGAAGAATTGATGAAAGAAGCTTCTGAATCTGCTCCCGATGTCATTACCACTTTACATCAGAATATAGAAGATGCCCATTCAGGACAATATCCTTTGATGGGTTTAAATTCCTATCCGATTACCTCTAATTCAAATTCCTTTTATTTACGAGCTTCAAAGGGTAAAGATTGTTATGCGACCTCGGTGATTTCTATTCACATGAAAAGAAAACCTTCCCTAAAAGAAATGGAACCTATTATTATTTGCGGTAATGGTGATCAGGATTCTGAAATAATATATTTAAACAATTATACGAATCAAATCAATGGATATGAAGAATGGATGAACCTTGATTTTTATGATTCCTATACTAATGCTTTAAACGGAAATCATCCCATTAGTACCCTTTCGCTTTCTTCTGCGGTAACCGTTTATGCAAAAGCCAGTAATAAAGACTTTGAAGATTGTTTTTCTATCATTCCTGTAACTTTCAAATTTCAAAAAACGATTGTTTCCAATCCTCAAGAAATTATACTTTGTAATGAAGATTTAAAAGGACGAGAAATTTATAATTTGAGATCCTATGAAGCCTCGATTACGGGATATGATAATCTTTCTTTTAGTTATTTTACTTCCGAATCTGATGCTTTACAAAATATAAATCCTATAGTAAATCCTAATAATTATTATGTGACCAATGGAGAGAAAATTTTTATAACCATTTCAAGTCCGGGCTATTGCTCTTCTATATCATCGTTAACTTTTACTTTTAAAAAGTCTTTAGTAGAAAACTTACATAAATACGTGTGTGATGATAATTCCCAAGATATAAAGGTGAATCTTTTAGACTATTATTATTTAATGAAAAAAGAACACGATATAGATCTTTATGGAATGTACACTACCTGGCAAGGAGCTATAGATAAAGATAGTTTGCTGCTAATTACTGATTTAGAAAATTTTAAAGTCAATTATCCATTTTCAATTATTTATGTTCGTTTTTATGATAAAAAGATTAAATGCGATTTTATTCGAGAAATAAAATTGGAGATTAGAGATAAAATTGAAAAAAGGCCATCTTATAATGTTTGCGATATTAATAATTCAGGTAAAGTTAATTTTAACCTTAATACGTTAAGACCTATTTTTCTTGCCGGATATCCACCATCTTCAATCGCATTTTATGAAACATTGGATGACTATAACAATGAAATTAATCCGGTAACTGAAACTATCATCACCGGACCCAAAACCATTTATGTCAAAGTTAATGTTGATGATGGATGCAAATATTTCTATATGATTAATCTCTTATTAAAATCTTTAGAGGTATCTGAAACACAAAAAATTTCATTATGCGATAGAGGTAATGATGGAAATGAAATTTATTATTTGAACGATTTAATCAATTTTTTAGGCTTAGCCGATTACAGTTCTGTTCAATTCTACAAATCTGAACAGGATGCTTTCAAAGAATTAAATCCGATTTCTGCTATAGAACCCTATCCTATAAGTATAAGTAATAATAAAGTATATGTTAGAACTAATTATGAAAACAGTTGTCCAAGTATTATTCCTGTAGAAATACGTTTATTGGAATCGGTAACAGTTCCTGATTTGAAAACTATTGAGGTTTGTGATACAGACAATAGCCATAACAAAATAGTAAATTTAATTCCGGTGATTGCAGAAAGCGGAGTAGATACGAAACGAGTTTCGGTAGATTTTTATTTAACGGCTGAAGGAGCTCAAAATCAAAACAATAATGAAAAAATTTTAGATCCTACTGCATTCGCCTTATACAACACTACTACACTATATGTTCGTTTTACCAACAAAAAATCAAAATGTTGTGAAATAAAGCCTTTAAAAATAAAGTTAAATCCTTTTCCTATTGTTTTAAAATATAACTTGGATATCTGTGACTTTAGTAATGATAATGAGGAAGAAGTAATTTTAAGTGAATTAAACTCTCATATAGTTACCAATCCGCAAAGTTTTACTTTCTCCTATTATTTAAATGAACAAGATGCTTTAAACAACATTAATACTATTATAAAACATACTATAAAAAATTCAACGCAACTATATGTTAAAATCTCTTCAGGTAAGGAATGCCAGATCATTCAAAAATTAGGTTTTACGTTACAATCTTCACCTGTAGTTAAAGATAAAATTGTTGAAATATGCGATAATAATGCCGATGATACGGAAATTGTAGATTTAACCTTATATGAAGAAGATTTAGTTACAACTTCCCGATCAAATTATCAATACTCATATTATACTTCATATGAAAATGCGTATACTGATAAATTTAGTATTTCCAATACAAAAGAATACGTCATTCAACCATTTCCTACTACTATTTATGTAAGAATTACGAATTCTTCAGGATGTTTTTCCATTGCAAAGCTCACTTTTAAAAGTGCAGAAAAAGTGTTAGCTCAAAATAAAAAAATACATATTTGCGATGAGGGATCAGATATGCAAGAATATGTTAATTTAACCAACTATATATCTGATGTTTTAATTACCTCGGGCCAAAATTTAACTATTAATTATTACAAAACCGAGGAAGGAGCTAATAATAGAGACAGCCATACGCTCATAAAAAATCCTGAACGTTATTCTGTTACCTTAGCAAAAGATTATGTATGGGTACGGATGGATAATCCTTCTACCGGTTGTTATACGGTTAGATATTTAGAAGTTAATTTAGAACCTCTTCCTAAACTTATTAATGCTAAATATTTAGTTTGTGATACAGATTTTGACGATATATATAAAGTAGATTTAGATGATCTTCGCTATACCGTAATTTTTAATCCCGACGGGTATACATTTTCCTATTATCATTCTCAGGAAGATGCTGTTAAAGACATCAATAAGATCAAAAATATACATCAATACACAGTAAAAAGCTTTAATGAAAAAATAGTCCTGAAAGCAACCAATAAATACGGGTGCAGCTCAATCAGAACTGTGACCTTGTACACAAAAGATAAAATTAAGGTATCAACTCAATCCATGGAAATTGAAAGTTGTGATGATGACTTTGATGGATTAACATTTTTCAATATCACTACTATAAACTCATCCATAACCAAAGATCCAAAGGCTACTTTTGAATATTTCAGCACTTTAAACGATGCTAAAAATCAAACCAATCCTATTGTAGATCCTTATAATTATAAAAACATTGTACCTTTTAAGGACCAAGTATACGTCCGAGTTTCATCTCCCGATTACTGTCCGGCTCTAAGTGTAATAAATCTTAAGGTTTTACCGATTCCTGTAAGTACATTACAAAAGAACCTAAAAATTTGTCCGAATGGAACTCTTGAACTAGTAGCGGATACAAAAAATCCTGAGGATTTTTACGAATGGAATACCGGAGTAAAAGGATATGATAAACATACAATAACCATATATAAAGCAGGTATTTATACGGTAACCATTACCGGTAAAAACGGTTGTAAGTATACATATACCACTCATGTAACCGAATATGCTAAAACGAGAATTACAGATTTAAAGGAAGGTAATGATTATATAACGGTAATTGCCGAAGGGGATGCTCCTTTGGAATATTCTATGGATAATAAAAATTGGCAATCCCATAATACATTTTATAATCTAAAACCGGGGATATATACTTTCTATGTAAGATCATTGGCAAACGGTTGTTATTCACCTGAAAAGAAAGGAGTTTTATTTAAGATAAATAATGTGATAACTCCCAATGGAGACAATCTTAATGATGCATGGAGATTATGCGGCTTGGAAAATTTCGACTCACATCCTTCTCATATCAAAATTTTTGACAGATATGGTAAAGTAGTATTTTCACAAAGTTCTAATTCATGCTTTGTATGGAATGGATATTATTTGGGCAGACCATTACCTACTACTTCCTATTGGTATGTTATTGATATTGCTGACGGAAGACAATTTACCGGATGGATCGTTGTAAGAAACCATAATAATCATGTTGATTAA